From Clarias gariepinus isolate MV-2021 ecotype Netherlands chromosome 18, CGAR_prim_01v2, whole genome shotgun sequence:
TCTCTGACGGGGTGTTCCGCAGTATCTCatatacataaacactgaaatgccaTGTTCAGAGAAGGAGTGAAATGGAGGGAAATTGAGGTCTATGCGTTATCTGAGATGTATTTCAGTTGCTTCTTTATTGTCCTTGTCTTTAAATGCTCCATATTGCATTACGTTACAGCATACTGaaatatgaaacattttaagTATAAGGGATAGAGCTAAGCTGAGTTGTTTTGCTCCTTGTGTCGAGCTAATTTATCAGAAAATCAGGAAATatgacaatttaattaaaaaataatgactgGCAATATTCCCACTTTCTAAACTATCAAAGAACTTGTAAACTGTTACAGAGAtggacatatactgtacttttaacTACTTTTAAACAGCTGCATTAAATctgttttcattcatttcaaCATTATGAAGAGAAAATGTGCCAGCTGTGCCATTTCATCTTCCAACTTTTCCCctatattattatgttattgaCACAGAAATTAAAACCCTAACAGATCTGATTGATTTCAGTCATGAATGCAGCTAGCATCAGAGGTCAGTGAAGTGTGTTAAGCATTAGTGTTATTTCACAAGCTCAGGCCGTTTAATCACATACTCAGGCTGCTAATGCGCTTTTAATGAGAGTATTTATAACGGcgttaaaatgaaaaacacacatcattttatttaaacacacacacacacacggtcagcGCTAATACGTCTTAGCCGTGCTGAGTGAACCTCGTCTTTGGGCCACTTTTCATTTGCAATAATACGCTCGGAATTGGGAATTACTGTATACATGAAAGCAGGGAAGCTGTGCAGTAATCTCAGTGTGTTCTAGTAAAGTTCACTCCGGTCGCTACCACCATGGAGTTTCGGCATgctaacatttcttttattttaaaagatttgcaTTGCATTAAGAATTGAAGATCATTGTCAGAGGAGCGTTCAAGTAGGCGTAAAAgcgattaacatttacagaagacttcagcaCAGTAtggtaatgagactcttagccgcggtaaaacatttgaatggtgcaaatgtttcaaagaaggccgtacgtccgtgaatgacgatccaaGGCCACTGCGGACATTCAGCGAATGCAACTTACACATTAGCCATTGCATTGCAATAATATGTTGAATCGAGTAACTAaattaattagataattaaatatgaatagATGCAAACACTGAAATAAGCAAATGAGCAaccttttcattattttttgtagtctgtctctctcgctgtctATCAGCAGCGGGATTTGTGCTGGAGTGTGTATTCTCAGAGCGAACAGTGTGTTAGTAAAGTGAAATCGAGAGCGTGATGTTCATTATCGATTGCATTACCTGTGGGAGTTTCAGTTGCTTGGCACAGGTTGAGTCACTGCTGGTTTTCTGAAGCCCTGTGTgaatgtaagagagagagagagagagagagagagaaatggagtGGCAGTGGATCAGAAACAGCATAATTACTGCAACACAGCAGATAATTTgcttccccacacacacactttaggatGTTCGCTTTCAGATTAATTAGCGATGTGAGAAGCACGTGCTCTCACCAGGTGAGCATTGCTATAGAGGTTTGCTATCTCTTACTCTTTCTCACGCTCTcgcttttaaacacacacacacacacatatatgcacacacTATACAGACTATACAATATGTTCACCTATGTTGGAAAACGTTTCTCATGACCAAGCAGATTTGCGTGTGTCTGTCTGATGTACCTTCATGGAAATATACTCGCTTCAATGATATCTGGAGTCACTCACTCTCCAAAGAGATGTGAAGCAGCTCGGTCCTCCAGCAGTGTGACATGGAACAGAATGGAATTTGAAACGTTTTAGCCAAAAAATGTTTCCACGCTCAAGGTGTTTTTTGCAGAAACGTTTCAGATTCCGTTCCGTTCTCCGACTTCGAGAGCAATGCCGTCTCCAAGGGTCCCCAGCGGTCACCAGAAGGTCTATAACAGAGGAGCACTGCCTTCAGCAGCACAAGTTCAGACATAAACATGAAGTCCAGCAACCACCGGGTCCAAGCACTTCTCAAAAATTCTGTTGTTGTTCTACTTTCCGTGTCCTTGTCGAgggtttttgtattattttgtatttgtattaatatttgttACTTTTGTAAACTTTAGAGGACTTGTATTTGAATTTCAGCTCAGCTGTACATGTACTTCCTGTGTGTCTCAATAAAGCATTACTTATTATTCACTTACTTCCTTACTTACCCTATAGCTATAGAGCTGTGTAACTGAATTTATAtagcaattaatttatttataaagtacaAGGGGTGtccaagtcaaaccgggattttcTGTTGTGCAGAAAAATTACTGAAagtaaacactccctttatttccttatataatcccctgctacagtaatgcacccatcccagtgtttcactactgCTTGGACACCATTGAGGTAGAAAGTCTTCTCAGTACACTTGAGCCATGATCGTACCccatgcttcatgtctgaaacgccgggctcccaggaattcctttaatagcccaaacatatGCAAATATCTTGGCACGAGggcaggactgtatgggggatgtggcaataacttccagttcagttactgtaatgtgcaagtggggctccgagccacctcggccgagATCATTATAAACGGATGTACAGCCTTCTCTTGGATGTTCGCACCGTTCAAACGTTTTGCTGTGgcttagagtctcatcaccatactggcTTGAAGTCAATTGAGGTCAACCTCTTATCCAAACCATTttatcttccttttttctttttaaaatgcaattttgGGTTCATgtaatactgccacctactggaccgGAGGGTGATCAGCAGTGCTTTGTCCgtgacatgacatttaaacagtcAACACgttacacagcatttcattgtttagacagttttttttttagtaatttaaagGGTGTATAAGGTATAGCTGCTTGGGACAAAATATATAACTGATTGAAAATCCCAGTCATCAAAAATAGAATCGATGGGTTTGCCGGGGATTCACAGGTCTGTTACCAAAGATGCCATTTCCTTGGTTCAGGTTGAGTTACCGTTACCACTCTCGTTTGCCAAGACCAAAATGTTTTCATAAAGCACAaagttacaaagtgctgacaagggagactccttccttaatcGTTCGATCACATCTCTACACTAAGCGCCACAGTTTATTGATTACATTCATTAATGAATTCATTTGCAGCGCAGTACTGAAAACATGgcctactgtcagagctgctgttatagagaattaatcaacaccttctgaccaatcagaatccagaactcGTACTGAGTCATTTGGTTATACATACAGCATAATAAAGCGCTTTCTTTAAAGTCAGGTTTGTAAGAAAAATGTCAGGTCAGAGATGTAACAGAGTGAATTAGAGGATGATCCGattctttaagttttttttttactcttgggtaattaatatataaacgtATTAGTTATACTCTTGTTAAAACCGTACAATATTTTgtactcttaaaaaaaataaatcttcacACTACTCGaccttatgtgtgtgtatttgtgtgtctgtgttcatGTCAACATGGAAAATCTCCCTGAATCCTCAGAGGTCCCCACTCTCATGTCTGCCCCCctcacacacttcctgtttaCCATGTTATCCAGGATCGCATGAATATGAAACTAAGGATAATCGTGACGATTATATGTACAGCGTGTTATATGAACCcatgttttattcataatagcagaagtttttgtctctctgtgCGCTTGATATGCAGGGACGAGacgttgctgttgttgttgagtGTTTCACGTCGAGGATAGACGCGTGTGGTTTCATAAGCCTCGCGCTATAATGTGGCGTGGAGGTGTGCTGAGAATAAAGAACAGCCTTTTAATGCTGTAGGTGTATAGGGACTAATGGGTCATTATCTCGCATTCTTCCCTCCAATTCGAAAGCTGTTTTCATGCAAATTAAACAATATAAGATATTCTGAGAGGAAATGCTAAAAAGGGCATCCATCCTCTGGGTTTATTGAGCACACAGACATGCTGAAGACAGATGGATTGGCTGAAAACTATCTGAGCATTTAAGGTGTTAAAGGTTAAAGATCTTGCTCATGTGTCCTACAGGTGCTGGGATTGAAGGACCTTATAGGTCGGAaggttgattaattttctataacagcagctctgacacaTTTATACTGATGCACAATATTTTAGCGGTTCTGTCGTAATACTTTCACGTTTCACAAAGACAACTTTAACACAAGcttgtgtatttatttgtgttgtAAATGATTTCTGTAAGAAGATCTTTATGTAACAGTCTCCATTTGCCATCATTTTGTAACAATCAGTGTTAGAGCTGAAGTTTTTAAACATACTTCCTTTTTATACCTCTATTTAGGTTCAAGAAAGGAAAAACGAGAGACCTTGTGTAGCTCATTGTTCATCAAATTATTGTGGAAATGTTATTTGGATGAATATGTTAAGttgataaatatgaaaattacagttactttaaaaaaattaagatggaCCAATGTTGActaaatgattgtttttttttttcgggtaATGTTGAACACATTAAAGTTTTGCATTTAAGATGtcaaaacaatattttgttatatttcataattataatatatccTTGAAATGCCCATCCTGCACTTTTTTATGGCTAAGATTGGTTCCTTGATTGGAACTCGAACCCAGGCCACTGCAAGGAgaacactaacactaacactagTGAGTTCTAGCCACTAATCCAACATCAGACctactgctgatgctgataaatgaacatactgtacatcgaACATTGAAACAATCTGGgttttgggtttcctctggatgtGGCTCCACTGGGGCCTCTGGGTGTGCGCTGTGGTGTCTGATAGCAGGATGCTGGCAGCGGATCCTTCGGGTTGTGAGGTGGTGCCTctatggattggacttgtttgtggAGGCTGGGTCGgcggccttgggctctttgcctacTGGGCCTCCTGGGCTGTGGTGCACCGTGAGTTCTTGTGCCCTGGTATTGTGCACAGCACTGACAGTTCTTCCGtgagttgtgctgcattggcttttttgtggGATCGGACCATTCGGGCTGGCAGCTGCTTCCCAGAGGCATAAAATGAACCTTAGGATCCCAAGTCTCATCTTTCACTAGTTTACTGGTATCTAAACATTTTGAggttatttttgaaatacattGTGCGGATCGTTAATTCAGCATTATCCCAATATAATTTCAAAGATCTTCCGTCATAAATGAAGTAGTTTGTCATTGTTGGTGTTTTGGGTGGCAACAGCATTAGGGAGTCTGATGGGGAGCAGCTAGAATGTTAGTGATGATGTTTAGatattaaaatttaacattaaatgtaattataaacagaACAAATGTTAATGTTACTTAACAACATGCTGTACGGCTTGCGCAGGAATGTTAGTGATTTTGATGTaacgtaaaaaaataaaaattaaagcacATAATCAGTTACATTTTCCCAGTTAAccttttatgctttttatttgtgCAGGTGCTATGTTAAGGGTAGCAGGGTGATGAATTAATTCTCAGGCTGAGGGATGTCCCTGCGGCTGCTCCTGCTCCTGCTCCTCTTAACattctcctcacacacacaggtaagacatacacacacacacacacacacacacacacagaacgtGAGTGTTTACAGAAAGTCATGGCCATCACTGTATCAAATGCTTACACTCCTTATTGCACTGATGCTTTAAGCAAAACCATGAACTTCATGTTACTAAAGCAAGTCTTATGGGCGTGGCTAAATGTAAACCATTGTTGTGTCATGAATGCACTTGGGAACTGATTTAACGTTtatccacatacagtacacatataaGGGCAAAGCAataatgcttttgttttttaatagtttGTTCTGTGTGGGGTaggaaaacatttacacacttcaCGCTAAACGCTGATTGATTAATGAGGCccagtgtgggtgtgtttgtgtttacacacctttataaaacttaaaatagAACTCATGACTTTCAATAGAAATAGTTTATAAATCTGCAGTTACAAAAGGTGAAATCGTTTGGCCTCGAGAGCTAGTTTTGTTAAATGATCTCTACATTGTTCTCAATGTTCTTCTGGGGACCTCTGGAGAAccacaaaacagacaaacacacacacacctaaccgTTTATCCCTGATGTACAGTTCTCACTTCTCAATTTGAGGATGATGTGAAGATGAGTcaggttgtttttatttgtatatcaaCTTTGCTTGGTCCcccactatctctctctctctctctctctcacacacacacacacacataaacacactcataaCCACACTAAGTTGTGAAGATTcaaaacataacacacacacacacacaaacttagaTTCATACATGGAATTCAACTGACATAATCTCATTAATGACCAGGAAATAGTGCTGGAATTAATCAAAAAACAGCATTGTAGTAACATTATGAGGACATTGGACATGGTCCTATCATTGTGAGGACCGGGGACTCTTTGGGGGTTTGCAAAGCGTTAAATacctgcacaaacacacagacaccactGATGATCACTAGTCGTTCAAAGTCTTTCACATCTACTTGAAAGTTAATGAAGCGTAACGAGCACGcgcacaaacagacacacacacacaggaatgtaGAAATGTCAGATTTTCATCCCCCATTACCTGTTCTAGTtctccttcactgagacattCCTGCACATTCAGGCAGATGGTTAAAGAGATAAACAGAAATAGATAAAGCACATGACTGTCACACCGTTCCACAGAACAAAACGTCGATCAGCAGGAACAATACTAACCATACAGAAACACCATTGTTGGcattgtaaagaataaaaataaaccttcGTCGGAAATTCTTTCAGATACAATGTGCTGTGATGGGTGTGATTGGGTAGATAGAAATCGAGTGTGCATTCATTTAATCATTCAGTCATTTATTACTTGTGTTGGCCAGGTACAGTAGTTGGGGCTCCGGCGGTTGAGGGTTAGGGGTTTGAGCCTGCAACTGCCAGGTTTTCAGTTAGGACCTTGGACAAGGCCCTTATCCCTATGCCCATGGAAGACATTTTCTGTGCCAGTCTCAAGACTGAAGAAAAGGGTACTGTAGGTCATAACTTACAGATTGAACGATCCAATGTAGCGATcctaagaaagagaaaaaaagcccAGGGGGAAAATTTTATACTGTTGTAATTTTAGATCAATGGATTaccaaaaaactaaacaaaatccTGCATTTGATTAAActagcattttattgtctcagaTGTTTTAAATCTGATGAGAAACAGTCGAAAATAAAAGATAGTGTACCAGGGAAGGAGCAGGGGAATGAAAGTTTAGAAGCATGTTTATCAAGGATCAATAGATTATAAGCGCACGTGCAAGAAACAAGAGAAGgcgaagaggaggaggaggaggatgaaaaTGAGCTATAAATAAAGCTACTGATGTGATGTATGTGGTGTGGAACGCAGAAGTGAGATTGTCTCTGTGATAATTGGTTGAGTCATTACCGCAGCTTTGGCGAGCTCTCGCTTTATATTCACATCAAATTAACCCTGAGTCTCTATCCAATACAACGTTTAATGACATGACTGTGTCCTTGTGTCATCAGCCGCTTGCAGTGATGAAAGCATGCGTTTCATTACTTAAATGGAAAACTTTTGTGTCCTTCATTGCAGGAAAAAAAGGCTagcaatttatttgtattaaatttcattcatttaaaggGCACATATTATGCAAGATTCACAGTTTAGGCATTTAAATGGTCCTCCAGGATGTGTGCACACAAACAGAAATGCCGTGAAAAAAGAAATCCctgctttttgctttttgtcCTTTGGCTGAGGATTTAACCTAGAAAATcattttccccctaatgtgacatcatataggAAGAGCACCCCCCAATTAAACCTACTAATGTCATAACAGATCACAAATGTAATTGTCCCACACACATAGTAAATTGTCcacaaacatatacagtggaaccttggattacgagcataattcattccagaagtgggctcgtattccaaaacactcgtaaaccaaatttaatttccccaaaagaaataatggaaactcagatctcagattattcgttccacagcccgaAAAAATTTATACCTAAAAATAATTACCACacaattttaagtaaaaattaaacaaattaacctgcactttacctttaaaaaaagtacaaataaatcccgacagataagtgtttccatttgtgcacgcATATACAGGACctttaagtgtttttattcTTGTTGGTGTTGTGGTAATAACAAAAGTATTCATGCAATTATATCATTACTATTTTTAAGACAGCAATCCAAATAATAACATAAAGTCACCACTGAAAATTGCTTTTATCCGCTCCAgtattagtatttatttatttattcatttatttatttaagatattGAAGCCATGTCtataaaagcacacacactagAATCCTTCTCTTAACAAATAAtcaggttttattttcatttcattctttttgtGGTACTTTTATACGTATCAGTAttttggcgtgtgtgtgtgtgtgtgtgtgcgctcataCATGCTGTGTAACAGTTCAGAGTTTGATGTTTTCCCCGCAGGTCTGTCTGGCTCTGAAGATATTGCGGGAGAAATGGGCCGTCTACCGGAATGAGTGTATTCAGAGTTTCGACAGCAGCCCACCTGCTACAGGTAAGAGTCTACACGTACACATGtgtctacaaacacacacacacacacacacacacacacaagtaaaatgaagtaactttttattattgttattattattaggtttgGTGTGTAACAGGACCTTTGATCAATACACCTGTTGGCCTGATGGCTCGCCCGGATCCATCATTAACGTTTCCTGCCCATGGTACCTGCCTTGGTACCGCAACGGTGAGAAACACGGCACAAATCTGCAACGATGACGGACTGTCATCCAGagcaataatataataatattacaacggaataaatcaaaaatgtttttcacttaCATAGTTTGAAAAGTCGACCGAATGAATTTCTTTCTGTGGGTTgtcaacgtgtgtgtgtgtgtgtgtgtgtgtgtagttaagCATGGTCGAGTGTATCGTGTGTGCGGCACGGACGGTCACTGGGCCAGCAGTAAAAACACCACCGAGTGTGACGAGAACGACGAGCGACGGGTGAGATGATGTGgattttatgaaaatattgttaattataattaatttaaataattacttaCATTATACGAAAATATGTGTATAGACCTGTATGATGTCACTAAAGAAGTGTAACTTTAGACaactttttacatatttaaaagtaatttttctttattgtccttccctgtgtgtgtgtgtgtgtgtgtgtgtgtgtgtgtgtgtataggaagAGTATTGGCAGATTATAAGTAAATTCAGGATTATGTATACAGTGGGTTACTCGCTCTCTCTGGCAGCTTTGGTTCTTGCGCTTGGAATCCTCGCAGCATTCAGGTGAAGATgcgcaccacacacacacacacacacacacttaattgtATTTATAACACTGTTTCTATAGAGACAGCTCATTCACACCGACGTGTACAACAGATCCATCACACAAATGgatttaaagtgataataaaCTATAATCTATGATAAGGTGAGACACTCATGTGTCATGTATGgaagagtctccagtgtcagaaatCTGACGTCTTTAGGACAGAGGGGTTTACACTCCCGGTGACCAGATTTGTCTGGTTTGCAGTTTGATCAGCCTGCAGAAGCTCCtgagtggcgcaacagaaacacattttcatgGCGTTATGTTATCAAAAACTGCGCTCGTTAGAAGCCCCGCGTACTCATGGGCTTGCAGCCACTCAACCTGCTCACTGTTGAGTTTCGCGGCTTTGGAGGCATCTAAAGCAGTAAAACATCATTCTTTCAGgatgatcctacaggtgggactctctgaactatttacacatttccaTTCCGTGTGgaaggagtgaattatttgctaggttttagaaataataatagttgCAGATGACAGAGATACGTGCTGCTCAGTAACAATGTAGCGTAAACAtgtaagttaaatgttaaactcttgtatttgtaAGCTTGTAGGGTTTAAATGTTGCggttggtttttaagtgagaaaattGATGTTGTAAGGAATgtgatactttttaaaataaaaaaaaaacattgaaacttttaaacattaaacttttttttaaaggtttaaaattgtaacaacaTCAGGGGAAATGTAATATCAAATTGTGACAATCACGATATTAATCAAATCGGGAAATGACTGATGATTTACATCtcttatagctgctataacataagtgaAACGTTTACATTATTTCACAACTGTAAACAGATTATAAAGCGTGCCTGGTGGCTTATTAATCAGTGAACTGCAGTGATCGTCAGGGCTTGTCGTGTGTTCGTTCTTGTGTTTTCCCATGATGCCACTCAACAGGAAGTTACACTGCATGAGGAACAACATCCACATGAATCTGTTCGGCTCGTTCATTCTGCGCGCCGTGTCCATCTTGGTGAAAGATGCACTGATGGATCTGATCATCACCACGCAGACAGGACGATACCACAAACTCGAGCAGAGTGTCGACATcaaggtgcacacacacacacacacacacacacacaaactcatgcACAATATTTCTTCTATGACTGTTACTACCTTACCCTAGTGTGTAGTGTGATGTACGATGTCGTTGCACAAAgtgtgtaaagaaagaaattgtgACAATGACGGCAGATAACTGCAGCGTGCCGGGTCGCCATGGTGATGATGCAGTACAGCGTGATCGCCAATAATTACTGGCTGCTGGTGGAGGGGCTGTACCTGCACAGCCTCCTGGTCATAACCGTCTTCTCTGAGAGAAACTACTTCTCCATCTACCTGTGCATCGGCTGGGGTGAGCCcatgtgtgtgtcttgtgtctgtgtgtgtgtgaaactcagaGCTAGAAATGACAGGTTTAGGGACCACGCCtctttcactgagactgacaggtgtAGTGGTCATGCCTGTCTTAGTACGCTACATGATATACGTTTGGATGCAGATTGGAAATGACGTCTacagatgatgtttttttatattatttactcATAGACTTTTAATTGCAGGCACGCCGGTGATATTCGTGTTGCCTTGGGTGACACTGAAGTATCTGAATGAAAACAATCTGTAAGTACCGAACAACTTTCTCCCATTTAGTAATGTGAtgtaagtaaaaatgtaatttttttttcttaaaaattaacTCACCAGGAATTGCATCGCGCCATGATGATCGGCACAAGCACTTGTGCCATGACCAGCTGTGCGCAACATACAACCTGTGAGACTTTTGAGCATGTGGGCCGGGTTTGGTGGCGATTGTAACTGCGCATGTGCCTGGGCCGGTCATCGCTTGTGTAGAAagtgtagtgtgtttgtgtgtatagtgtagtgtacagtatgtttttaagtaaaaaaaggaataactgtagttgcaagcaatgatgagcgGTCCCAAGCACCTGTACCATCACCACCCGCGGATGTGCACAAAGGCCCTCACAACATTGATATGCTCAAGCACCTGTGCCTTCACTTTTTGGGCGCACGATTTGTGTGTGTCCGCCTTTTGAGCCTGTTAAGACCTCCGAAAAGACAACACCGCCTGTGTGCACCGTCCACCCGTTCAATTTTGTTACACTCTTTCTAAGGAATCAACTTAACATAGAATCCCCcctattttacacacacatactgtagacatcACAagtgttaacactcacacactcgcatCTCTCTCTCACGAATGcagatagacacacacacactgacaattcacatgtctcacacacatacacatcacaaatgttaacacacagactcacataccacacacacaaacacacacacctacatgtctctctctcacacacacacacacacacacacacacacatacacacacacacacacacatgcacacacgagGTTTAAATGATGCTTTAttgacatgacaaatatttaggtTGCAAGCTGACATTAGTCCTATtacatcatagtgtgtgaagttGTGCAAGTTGTGTGGTCCACCCAAGCGGCGATGGCTTCTTGTTGGTCTTAGCACACTCAAAAAGCACACAGGTTGTGTAGTGCACCTGGGTGGAGATgccgcagggtgcttgggcccactcatcgTTGCATGcgcctgttattattattattattattattattattatcgttgATTTAGATAGTTAgaaagtaattttatttaatttttagcaTTTCCTGTCaactaatgtgtaaatatttaccTTTATTAACACAAGATACTAGACCTTTTCTggcatgttaatttttttaattttttttattaaaactttttctgCAAGTAGAAATATTAATTAACCATTTCATTGCCATTTCAGTAATGAAAGGTAAATATCAGCGAAGAATACATGATGATTCATTCTCGTTGTCATGGATTTTTGAGGAAGAAAAAGTTATTTAGAGCGGAGTCTAAAATTATAATCTGTTCCATGTTCCATGTAGGACTGCGTATTTAAATTATGAAATGCATTTAATGAACAGGGATGTATCCATGGCAACAGGGCAGAGATATCTGCAGGATAACATGGGCAGGATCAGGTTCTCCCATCTACATTTACTTTTCTCAtgccaaaacaacaacaacaacaacaaaaagattaTTTATCAAAAGTCACTGAAAGGAAGATTATCATTCTAAAGAATCTTTACTGGAAACTAAGT
This genomic window contains:
- the gcgrb gene encoding glucagon receptor isoform X1; its protein translation is MSLRLLLLLLLLTFSSHTQVCLALKILREKWAVYRNECIQSFDSSPPATGLVCNRTFDQYTCWPDGSPGSIINVSCPWYLPWYRNVKHGRVYRVCGTDGHWASSKNTTECDENDERREEYWQIISKFRIMYTVGYSLSLAALVLALGILAAFRKLHCMRNNIHMNLFGSFILRAVSILVKDALMDLIITTQTGRYHKLEQSVDIKITAACRVAMVMMQYSVIANNYWLLVEGLYLHSLLVITVFSERNYFSIYLCIGWGTPVIFVLPWVTLKYLNENNLCWGENVNMGYWWIIRSPILFICLINFFIFIRIIKILMSKLKAHQMRYTDYKFRLAKSTLTLIPLLGIHAILFTFVIDESVERESLLRLIRLFYDLFFNSFQGLLVAILYCFINKEVQNEMLKRWKRWKLGKDIEEEYRNTHSQTAHGKSASINVASPQERSDTPEPAASAPPSEESRRLVISCRNGAGLVQGNGRVALHEGPSNCSSLTEDICLDERIYNTDHSVVTEESEV
- the gcgrb gene encoding glucagon receptor isoform X2: MSLRLLLLLLLLTFSSHTQVCLALKILREKWAVYRNECIQSFDSSPPATGLVCNRTFDQYTCWPDGSPGSIINVSCPWYLPWYRNVKHGRVYRVCGTDGHWASSKNTTECDENDERREEYWQIISKFRIMYTVGYSLSLAALVLALGILAAFRKLHCMRNNIHMNLFGSFILRAVSILVKDALMDLIITTQTGRYHKLEQSVDIKITAACRVAMVMMQYSVIANNYWLLVEGLYLHSLLVITVFSERNYFSIYLCIGWGTPVIFVLPWVTLKYLNENNLCWGENVNMGYWWIIRSPILFICLINFFIFIRIIKILMSKLKAHQMRLAKSTLTLIPLLGIHAILFTFVIDESVERESLLRLIRLFYDLFFNSFQGLLVAILYCFINKEVQNEMLKRWKRWKLGKDIEEEYRNTHSQTAHGKSASINVASPQERSDTPEPAASAPPSEESRRLVISCRNGAGLVQGNGRVALHEGPSNCSSLTEDICLDERIYNTDHSVVTEESEV